The Labilibaculum sp. sequence ATTTCAGATTTAAAACAGTTAAATTTAGGGTATGAAAAGACGTTGGACATTAGAAGAAAAACTAGCCATTTTAAGCGAGGCAGAAACTGGTAATGTAGTAGAAGTTTGTAGAAGGTATAATGTTAGTACTGGAGCTTTCTATAATTGGAAAAAGAAGTTCGATACTAAGGGAGAAGCTGGCTTAAGAGTTAAATATGATAACAGCAGTCCAGAGATGAAGAAAGCTGAGGAAGAGATTCGGATTCTACGCAAGCTTTTAGCAGACCGGGAAATAGAATTGGAAATTCAGAAAGAGCTTCTAAAAAAAAAGTTTGGAACAGACGATCCAAGAAAAATCTAGTAGATCGTTTCTTCGAAAAATATACTGCAAGTATCAAAGATTTGTTAAAGTATGTAGGACTCTCTGAGAGTAGTTATTACTATAAAGAGAAGTTAAATGGCAGAAAAGGTGTTTTGCCTAGCAAGCAAACCAAGCATAGTAACGATGGCCTGGTTGAAGAAAGGACTGTTGTAGAAGCTATAAAAGGCGTATTGGAGCATGAGTTTATTGATTGTGGTTATCGAATAATGACAAAGTATCTTCAGCGTAAGGGTTATAAGATCAATCACAAGAAAGTGTACAGAATAATGAGTAATACAGGACTTTTAAAGCCTAATTCAAGAATTAAAAGAAGTGGTGGTGGGCGCAAGTTCGTAAGATTTAGGAAGGTTCACACAAGCCATCCTATGGAGTGTCTTGAAATGGATATCAAGATGATTTGGATTCCCAATATGGGAAAGAACGCTTATCTTTTATCGATAATTGATGTTCATACTAGAAAAATATTAGGTTATACTTTTGCATTCAATGTAAAGCAAAAAGAGGTGATTGAATTATTATCAACAATTGTCGATGAATATCCAACTCCAGAATCTCTGATAATCAGATCTGATAATGGAAGTCAGTTTATTGCTCGTAATGTGAGAGATTACATTCATTTAGTCGGGTTTGAACAAGAATTTACTCACGTGGCAACACCTGAAGAAAATGCGCATATTGAAGCATATCATGGTACTTTAAAGAGAGATATCTTTGACAGAGTCGATTATCGTACTTTCGGTGAAATACAGCAGATTATAAAAAGATATGTGCCATTCTATAATAGTGAAAGATTACATGGTTTACTTGGGAGAATTACTCCAAATGAAAAGTGGAAGCAGGATCAGCATTTAATTAAAAAGCTAGGGAAAATAGCTTAGTATTATTAAATTTTGACAGAGCCTAAATCGCTCTATAAAAATGAAAATTAAAAAATAGAATAAAACTCTAGGATATCAGGGGTCAAAACAGAGCTCAATAATATATTTAATTTTAACTTCGCCATATACAGATCCTGCTTATCTTTTGGAAAAAATTTAATTTGTGATTAATTATTGTCGAAAGCTGTAGTTCTATACTTGAAAGAGAAAATCTACAGGCAAAATAATATTTTATGAATATGATATAAAAAAGAAGTGATCAATTATAAACATACAAATTAGCAGGTTAGTTGATTTCAGAATGATAATCTTTCATGGAATGTGTGATTATTATGTTTAAATAAAATTGTTGATTTTTTTGGATTTTAGCTTTATTTGTTTAGATTTGGTGGTTTTGATACGATATATTAAAAATGAAAATAGGAATGGCTAAATTATTATTAACGGGTTTAATTATGGGACTAGTTTTTTCAGGAATGGCACAAACTAAAGATTCCAGAGGGTATATTGTGAAGATAGGTGATATGGCTCCGGATTTTGAAATAAATCTAACTGACGGGAGTAAATTGAAGTTGTCAGATTTGAAGGGAAAAGTTGTGATGCTGCAGTTTACGGCTAGTTGGTGCGGGGTTTGTCGCAAAGAAATGCCGTTTATCGAGAAGGAAATTTGGCAGGAGCACAAAGAGAAGGATTTTGCCTTGTATGCTTTAGATTTTGATGAGTCGCTAGAAAAGGCTGAGAAATTAATAGCCACAACAGGAATAACTTATCCGGTGGCATTGGATGAAGGGGCGGAAATATTTACTAAGTATGCACACAGGGAAAGTGGTGTAACCCGTAATGTAATTGTTAATAAGGAAGGTAAAATCATTTATCTCACCAGATTGTTTAATCATGAAGAATTTGATGGTATGAAAATGGCGATTGAAGAGGAATTGAAAAAATAATTTGGCTTCTAAAAAAAATGCATTTGATGAAATTAATTGCGATTTTTTTAGTGTTTATCCTTTCAGATGCTAAGTCAAGTGGATTTTCTTTTTATTTAAAATAAAAGCATGACTAAAAAGAAAAAGGGCGGTGACTAGCCGCCCTAAACTACTACTTAAATTTACTTATGAATTAGTACAGTCAATCACCTAAGTGTTTAATATACTTCCTTCACTGACAAAGATAATGCATAGGGGTAGTTTTTATTGTTAAAATACATCCTTTTTTACGAACCAATGATTTTGATAAATGAATCGCCAATTATAGATGAATAGTTATTTCGTTTTTTGGTGATGAACTCTAAATTTTCTCATTTGCTTAAGTGCAATCTATTTTCGATCCTGTTAGGTCAAAAAATAAATCAGAAAGCCTGAGATTTGTTGGCTTAAATTCTTCGATAGATTTATTATCAATTGCTCTATTCAGGCTTTTTCAGTTTGTTTCTATAGAATCTTAAAAAAAACTAATTCCTTTGAGGTTACTAATTTGTCCACAATTGCCTTTGTACATATATTTTCTCATTTTCAGACGAAGATATTTAAATCACTAAAAAATTCATTTGTTTTACTTTCACAATTTAAAAATGCCTAATTTTATGCCTATCTTGAGAAGATCAAAAAGATTTTGATTTAGTTTATTTATTTAGCTGTAATAGTTTATGGACAAGGATTTTATTCATATTATAGAGAAGTTAAGGGCTTATTTGTTCAAAAATGGTTTAAGTGGCTTTTCTTTTGATAAAGTAAAAGATTTTGGGGTGTCGCCATCTGATGTATCTAAATTTGTTGATTCGGTAGAGGAGCTGGTTGAAAAAATTCTTGAATACGAACGAAAATCGTTTGAGTCCATTTTTACTCAATACAATTTTGAAGGTCAGAATGCGATTGACATATTATTTATTGTAAGTCAGGAGATGAATGATCGTTTCGAAAATTTAACTCCATCCGTTACAATGGAATTTGAGAGTCATTTCCCGGAAGTGTATAAAAAGCATATGGATGAGAGGATGGAATTTATTTTTGAGAAGATTAAAATAAATATTGAAAAGGGAATGGCACAAGGTATGTATCGCGATGATCTTAGCAGCGAGATTGTTGGGCGGATGTATTTGGCGAGACTTGAAGACATGCACAACCCTGAACTGTATCCACCGGAGAGATTTAAGTTTGGTACAATTTACGATACGATGATTGATCAATTTGTAAAAAGCATTGGTACCGAGGATGGAATTAATTATTATCGTCAGCGTAAACAATTACTGGGTGTTTTAAGTTTTGGACGATAAATGATATTTGCAAGAATAAGTTTTCCCGTATTTTGGAGTATTTATTCTGGCGATTGCTTCCTAAATGCATTTGGGAGGAATAAACGAGAAATTATAATCACATGAAAATTTCATTAGCACCTCTTCAGGGATATACTGATTGGGTGTTCCGACAAGCATATGAAAAATGCATTGGGGGCGTAGATGAATTCTATACCCCTTTTCTTGTTCTTCAAAATTCAGGAGAAGTAAGAACCTCGCACAAAAGAGAAGTAGAGCCATTTCTGGAAAGAAATAATCGATTGGTACCTCAGTTTTTAAGCGGATCAGTTGAGGAATTTCAATTTTTTGAGATGTATTTTTCGGATTTAGGGTATAAAAAAATGAATTGGAATTTAGGCTGTCCTTTTCCTATGGTTACCGGGAAAAAGAAAGGATCTGGCTTGTTGCCATATCCTGAAAAGATAAAGGATATTCTGGAACGTGGATATTCCGGGAAAATTGACCTGTCGATTAAAATGCGCTTGGGTTTGGAAGATAAATCGGAGATACTTTCGGTCTTGGATGTGATGAAAAACTTTAATATTGATGAAATTATCGTTCATCCTCGCATTGGCAAGCAAATGTATAAGGGAAGTGCTGATCGGGATTATTTTCAGCAAATTCAGGAAGGGTTTAATAAAATCATTGGTTTCAATGGTGATATCGGGACGCTTGATGATTTTGAAAGTTTGAGTACTCAATTGCCAAATCTAAATCATGTAATGATAGGAAGAGGTGTTTTGAAAGATTATTGGTTGCCGGCAAAAATAAAAGGAATAGAAATTCCATCTGCAGATATTCGCAAAAAAGCATTGCGTAAAATGCACGACGAAATTTTTTCTACTTATAATTCATTTTTAAGTGGGGATACACAGATCCTGCAAAAAGTGAAGCCATTTTGGGAGTATTTTTCCTGTCATTTTGAGGAGGAGAGAAAAGTTTATAAAGGAATCAAAAAATCGGGTGGCTTAAAAAAATATCACGAGGCTGTTTCGTTTGCTTTCCAGCAAAATGTAAAGGAGTAGAATAATGAAATTTTCAATTGAAATAACGGATCAATTCTTTCATGTTGAGTTTCAGCATTCTGTTCGGATGGTAAGTTCAGCGATTTTAAACGGTGGTTGCCAAATTGCTGATCATTTTCTGAATACAAAGGTTGATGCTAACTTTAATGGAGAAAGAACTGATTTTGAATCTCCGGATATTACGCTTAAAGAAATAGTTGACTCCCAAAATTGGGAGGGGAATTGTGTGGGAATGATGACTGCGGCTTTAATGAGTTCGTTTCGAAGAGTCCGAGTTGAAAAGCAGGGGGTTTGGATAGAGGTTTTTGTTACATCCGGAGTGTCAAATGCCCGTAGGGCAGGAGATGAGGCTGATTATCAATTCGTAAATGAAGAGTATCAAAAAGTCGGGACTATTAATATTCTGGTTACCACAAATGCGAATCTTTCTGACGCAAGCATGATTGAATGTGTTATGATGGTTGCAGAAGCAAAGGTAGCTTGCTTACAGGATTTAAATATTAAGAGCCCGGTTAGTGGATTATTGGCTACGGGAACAGGAACTGATTCTACAGCAATTGCATGTGGTACAGGTCCAATGGTTCAGTATTGTGGTAAACATGTTTTGTTTGGGGAGATGTTGGCAAAAACAACTTATAAAGCCATTCAAGAATCATTATCGGTAGCTAGATAATTAGTAATAAATTGGGCTCTTTTTGCTACTGAATCTTTCGGAAGTTCAACAACAGTAAACCCCAATTCTTTATAAGTGTTTTTTAGGAAAACAGATATTTCTATTGCATCCTCAAATGATTCAGGTCTTTCTGCATCGTTAATAAAAATAGCTTTCCAAGGTGGAGCAAGAAATACGGTTTTGTTGTATTGGTCTGATTTTTTAAAATATTTTAATGGAACAGTCAATCCTCCTCTTCTTACGTAAGCGATTATATCGGGTAAACCACGATCAAAAAAACATGTTCCTTCTGTAGCACATTCAGTAAGTTGTGAACTCATACGTTCAAAACAAATTTCAGCAAATTCGGATAAATTACGCCATGGTACCTTGTCGCCTCCAATTTGGTGCTGTTCCTGAATAACAATCCGTGATATTTCTTTGAAGCACTGATAGCCTTGTTCTGATAATTTATTTAATAGAGTAGATTTTCCTGATCCTGGTCCACCAGTAATTATGTATCGGTTGTGGTATTTGTTCATATTCAGTTAATCTTCTTTTAAATGAACGTAAAACAAATTCATATCTATATTTTCTCTTATAAGATTGGCTAGCTTGTCGTATTGGTTTTCTTTAAATTCCTGATAATTAAAATCAATTTCCTGTTCCAGATTGAATCCGGATAACAGGTGTTGAACCACAATTTTATTGTCAAGAATGCCGTGAATATAGCTTCCCCAACAGTTTTGGTTAAGAAAATAGCCATCGGTTTTTCCATTTGATAAAATGCATAGCGGTGTGTTGTTTTGAACAGCAATAGTTTCTCCCATATGAATCTCGTATCCAGAGCATTCTTTATTCGAATTTCTGAATTTGAAAGTGCATTGTTCCGTGAGTTTTACATTGGTGATTGTTGTTTCTACAGGAAGAATTCCCAGACCGGCAATGCACTCTATGTTGCCTTCAATTTGAAGAGGATCGCTAATTTTTTCACCCATCATTTGATAGCCACCACAAATACCTATTACTTTCTTGCCGTTTTTATGAGCTTTTACAATAGATAAGGCAACACCATTTTGTTTTAGTTCCTGAAGATCAGAAATGGTATTTTTGCTACCTGGCAGGATTATGATGTCGGCAGTTTCTATTTCTGAAGGATTGTTTGTATAGAAAAGATGAACTCTTGGATCATGTTCCAGAACGTCAAAATCAGTAAAATTGGCCATTCGGGGTAAAATCACGACAGCACAGTTAATTTTTCCTTTACTGGATGTTTTTGATTTTTTACCGAGACTAACTGAATCTTCTTCCTCGATATGGATATCTTTAAAATAGGGGAGAATTCCGATAACAGGTTTGCCGGTAAGATCTTCGATAATCTTTTTTCCGTCTTCAAATAGTTTTATGTCTCCTCTAAATTTGTTGATGATAATTCCTTTGATTTGATTTCGTTCGTCTTCATTGAGTAACTGAATGCTTCCATAAATACTAGCGAAAACACCACCTTTATCTATATCAGCAATTAAATAGGTAACCGCATTGGCTTCAATAGCCATTCGCATGTTGGTGATATCCCTGGTTTTTAAATTTAGTTCGGATATGCTGCCTGCTCCTTCCAATACAACAGGATTGTATTTTTCGTTTAAACGATGAAATGCAGATTTTGCTTCTTCAAATAAAGCATGCTTATTATTTCCCATAAAATATTCGACCGCAGTTTGAGTGCCAATAGGTTTACCATTCAAAACTACTTGCGAACTTTTATCATTTGTAGGCTTTAATAAGACAGGATTCATATCGGTATGACAAGCTAATCCGCAGGCTTCTGCCTGAACGGCCTGTGCCCGGCCAATTTCAAATCCTTCTGGTGTTGCGAAAGAGTTTAGTGACATATTTTGAGCCTTGAATGGAGCTGGTTGATAGCCATCCTGCTTAAGAATTCTGCAAAAACCTGTGTTGACAATGCTTTTTCCAACATCTGATCCTGTACCAACAAACATTAAAGGTCTTAATTTAGTCATAAAGTGT is a genomic window containing:
- a CDS encoding cobyric acid synthase: MTKLRPLMFVGTGSDVGKSIVNTGFCRILKQDGYQPAPFKAQNMSLNSFATPEGFEIGRAQAVQAEACGLACHTDMNPVLLKPTNDKSSQVVLNGKPIGTQTAVEYFMGNNKHALFEEAKSAFHRLNEKYNPVVLEGAGSISELNLKTRDITNMRMAIEANAVTYLIADIDKGGVFASIYGSIQLLNEDERNQIKGIIINKFRGDIKLFEDGKKIIEDLTGKPVIGILPYFKDIHIEEEDSVSLGKKSKTSSKGKINCAVVILPRMANFTDFDVLEHDPRVHLFYTNNPSEIETADIIILPGSKNTISDLQELKQNGVALSIVKAHKNGKKVIGICGGYQMMGEKISDPLQIEGNIECIAGLGILPVETTITNVKLTEQCTFKFRNSNKECSGYEIHMGETIAVQNNTPLCILSNGKTDGYFLNQNCWGSYIHGILDNKIVVQHLLSGFNLEQEIDFNYQEFKENQYDKLANLIRENIDMNLFYVHLKED
- a CDS encoding tRNA-dihydrouridine synthase family protein produces the protein MKISLAPLQGYTDWVFRQAYEKCIGGVDEFYTPFLVLQNSGEVRTSHKREVEPFLERNNRLVPQFLSGSVEEFQFFEMYFSDLGYKKMNWNLGCPFPMVTGKKKGSGLLPYPEKIKDILERGYSGKIDLSIKMRLGLEDKSEILSVLDVMKNFNIDEIIVHPRIGKQMYKGSADRDYFQQIQEGFNKIIGFNGDIGTLDDFESLSTQLPNLNHVMIGRGVLKDYWLPAKIKGIEIPSADIRKKALRKMHDEIFSTYNSFLSGDTQILQKVKPFWEYFSCHFEEERKVYKGIKKSGGLKKYHEAVSFAFQQNVKE
- a CDS encoding transposase — encoded protein: MKRRWTLEEKLAILSEAETGNVVEVCRRYNVSTGAFYNWKKKFDTKGEAGLRVKYDNSSPEMKKAEEEIRILRKLLADREIELEIQKELLKKKFGTDDPRKI
- a CDS encoding adenosylcobinamide amidohydrolase; the protein is MKFSIEITDQFFHVEFQHSVRMVSSAILNGGCQIADHFLNTKVDANFNGERTDFESPDITLKEIVDSQNWEGNCVGMMTAALMSSFRRVRVEKQGVWIEVFVTSGVSNARRAGDEADYQFVNEEYQKVGTINILVTTNANLSDASMIECVMMVAEAKVACLQDLNIKSPVSGLLATGTGTDSTAIACGTGPMVQYCGKHVLFGEMLAKTTYKAIQESLSVAR
- a CDS encoding TlpA disulfide reductase family protein, with translation MAKLLLTGLIMGLVFSGMAQTKDSRGYIVKIGDMAPDFEINLTDGSKLKLSDLKGKVVMLQFTASWCGVCRKEMPFIEKEIWQEHKEKDFALYALDFDESLEKAEKLIATTGITYPVALDEGAEIFTKYAHRESGVTRNVIVNKEGKIIYLTRLFNHEEFDGMKMAIEEELKK
- a CDS encoding IS3 family transposase, yielding MKDLLKYVGLSESSYYYKEKLNGRKGVLPSKQTKHSNDGLVEERTVVEAIKGVLEHEFIDCGYRIMTKYLQRKGYKINHKKVYRIMSNTGLLKPNSRIKRSGGGRKFVRFRKVHTSHPMECLEMDIKMIWIPNMGKNAYLLSIIDVHTRKILGYTFAFNVKQKEVIELLSTIVDEYPTPESLIIRSDNGSQFIARNVRDYIHLVGFEQEFTHVATPEENAHIEAYHGTLKRDIFDRVDYRTFGEIQQIIKRYVPFYNSERLHGLLGRITPNEKWKQDQHLIKKLGKIA
- a CDS encoding AAA family ATPase, with the protein product MNKYHNRYIITGGPGSGKSTLLNKLSEQGYQCFKEISRIVIQEQHQIGGDKVPWRNLSEFAEICFERMSSQLTECATEGTCFFDRGLPDIIAYVRRGGLTVPLKYFKKSDQYNKTVFLAPPWKAIFINDAERPESFEDAIEISVFLKNTYKELGFTVVELPKDSVAKRAQFITNYLATDNDS